The Cervus canadensis isolate Bull #8, Minnesota chromosome 24, ASM1932006v1, whole genome shotgun sequence nucleotide sequence GACTCTTACTACTGGCCTCTTATTCAAGCTGCTTCCAACTGGGACATCCTTTAGGAAGTCTTCCCTACCTCCAGTGCTGGATTAGATGTTCCCCGTGTGTATTTTGCCCAGTTTCCAGTTGTCTCATCACGATGGCAGTAAATGTTAATGAATTTTCCTTCCCCACAGACCCTGCCCAACATCTCTGACCTGTGTCTGAGGGATGTGCCCCCAGTTCCTACCCTGGCTGACATCGCCTGGATTGCTGCAGATGAAGAGGAGACTTATGCCCGGGTCAGGTAGCTGAGGCAGTAGCCTGCCAGCTTGGGAATGAAAAGCTTCTTCACGGATGAGGTGGTAGGCAGAAGAACAGTGAGATGGAGGGCAACAGGAGTGAGAGCTAGGAGTGGGAGTAGAACCTGGctgtgttacttttattttttaagagcaaGGAGATgaatctcctttatttatttaatttttggctgcacttggtcttAGTTGCtatgcgcaggcttctcattgcagtggcttctcttattgtggagcatgggctctaggggcatggacttcagtagttgtggcacacagttcagttgccctgcagcatgaggaatcttcccagatcgggGTGAAAccctgttccctgcattggcaggcagattcttaatcactggaccacagggaaatcTGGCTATATAACTCTTGCAGGAGTGTATGAAGGAATTTTGGAAGCAGTGCACTGGCTCATGTCTCTGACACTTTTctctccctggtccaggagcGATACACGCCCCCTGAGGCACACTTGGAAGCCCAGCCCTCTGATCGTCATGCAGCGCAATGCCTCAGTGCCCAACCTGCGTGGGTCAGAGGAGAGGCTCCTGGCCCTGAAGAAGCCAGCCCTGCCAGCCCTCAGCCGCACCACTGAGTTGCAGGATGAGCTGAGCCACCTGCGCACCCAGATTGCCAAAATAGTGGCAGCTGACGCAGGTAGGAGCGCCTTAGCCAGGACCAAATAGTAGGCTGTTTGTTTTTGCTTAGCTTTTGGACAGGATAGGGATAAAAATGGTCCTTGATTCGGGGGTGCTAGAGTCTAGGGCTCTGGGACTGCCCTAAAGCCTGGCTAGCCTGTATAATCTTTGGATGGTTCCTGTCAGCCATTTGGGGCAGACTGGTTGGGTTAGGAACAAAATCTTCACTTAATTTGGGGCCCCAGGCAGATTCCCTCCCTGACTCACAAAAACCAACTCTCTTCCAAATGTCTTTTAAGATCATGTCTTCCATGAGTGCTCAGTGGCTTTTCTTTTCAATATGAAAAGTAGGTATTCCCTACCACTGAGAGATATCCCCCTTTGTAAgcatattttccatttccttgcaCTCTGACTTTCTACCAGAGACCACATCTCCATCCCTCAGCCTTTCTGTCTGCAGTTAAGGCAGAATCACTGGGAATGGATGGGCTGACCAGATGCAGGAAATACCAACAGGTGGATCTCTCCCAGGATGCTCAGTGTTTAACCCTCATATTCCTCCCATTCTCACTTTTTTGCTACTCATTGACTCAAAGTCATAGCTCCCAAACCTTGTCAGTTGGTAGAACATGTGAAAATCAtggttttctctttgaaatttttatgtatttaattccCTCATGTGGCAGTTTTATAGAGAAAATGGATTTgagttttccatttatatttgttcgctacatttttttttatcatccaaGAGACATGCTGAAGTAGTTTAGGAGAAATCCAAAAATATTCCCTATAAACTTAGAAATTGAGGAAATTCTCTCCATTAAAATTTGGGAACTGGGAGAACTATCACCATTCTGGTTTTTTGCTGTAGAACAGTTCTTCCAGTCACAGATAGCTGCATTCAAAGGAGCACAGTCAAAAGCACTGGCCTAGTTAGAGAAAAGGACGAATTCAGGCCGTGGTTCTACACTATTGCTTCACCCTAAAGAGTGCTGTCATTCCATTGCCCACTGCAAAATGGGAGCTTTTAGGAAGCAAGGCCTTTATAGGGTTGGTTTTTCTGCCCTTCTGAACACTGGAAAAGCGTAGTGCTGCTACATCTCCTTGAGATCCTGAGAGGGGAAGGTAGTGGAGGAACCCAGAATGTCATGGTGTCAGCCCAGGAAATTAATATTTAGTAGGCGGTGCTTGTGGGGAGATGTAACTGTTGTATTTTAGCCCCAGTGTCCATCCATGCctattgttttctctttcagctTCGGCTTCATTAACGCCAGATTTCTTATCTCCAGGAAGTTCAAATGTCTCTTCTCCCTTACCTTGTTTTGGATCCTCATTCCACTCTACAACTTCCTTTGTCATTAGTGACATCACCGAGGAGACCGAGATAGAGGTCCCTGAGCTTCCATCAGTCCCCCTTCTTTGTTCTGCCAGCCCTGAATGTTGCAAACCAGAACACAAAGCTACCTGCAGCTCGTCTGAAGAGGATGACTGCATCTCTCTGTCCAAGGCCAGCAGCTTTGCAGATATGATGGGTATCCTAAAGGACTTCCACCGGATGAAGCAGAGCCAAGATCTGTAAGTATATGTTAAGGAGCTTATGATGATCATTTGggggcggtgctgggtcttcattatgCCACTCcgcatatgggatctttgttgtatgtggaatctagttccctgaccagggattgaacccaggccccctgcattgagacctcagaatcttagccactgaaccaccagggaagtcccctatgaTGGTCTGTTTATTGTTTAAGTTGCCTGTGGCCAATTATCTAATAGAAAGTAAATACTTATATTGTAAATCCTCATTAGTAGCAATGTGTAATTTCATCCACAAAGCTTCCTGCCCACTTGCTAGTGCCTCAGGCCCccaatttgagaaaatagcaaCACTTTACATTTGGTTGGGGTGACCCCCAACCAAATGTTACTAAACACAGGTTTAATAAGAAGGCTCAGCTTCTGTCCTCCAGCGAGGCTTCACCACTTAGGTTCTCATACTGCTAGTAATAAGTGTCCTTGTGCCCCATCCTTCAAAGTACAGTTTCATAATAGTTATTGTAGTATCTCAAAAAAGTAGACTGACTTGGTGGAAGGAGAATTCCCTTTAAACAGGGGTCCATTATTCAAACCAACCCTGAAAACACAGATTTACAAACAAACTTTTGAGACTCCTAGTTCCTAACCCTGGCTGCCTATCAGAATTGCTTGGGTTTGTTCAAAATACACCTTAAACTTAGCAAAGCAGAACACCCAAGGAGTAGAACTCTAGGTGTTTCTGATGGGAGTGTGAGGGGATTTGGGAAATACCTACCATGAGAAACTCATCTAGCAGAGAAGCCCTAGAGCTCCAGCCTGAGAGTCACCTGCTTGCAGTGTTTCTCTACTGGCACGGGACATACCAGAAGTGTTTATTTAAGTGTAGATTCCTGGGCATTGAAATGTTTGACATCTTGACCTCAAAGTCCAGAGGCCAGGTGTGCAGCTGTATTTTTAATGCAGTTAAAAAGCTGTTtttagcctcttcaataaatggtgctgggaaaactggacagctacatgtaaaagaatgaaattagaatacctcctaataccatacacaaagataaactcaaaatagattaaagacctaaatataagactagaaactataaaactctttattagaggaaaacataggcagaacactcgatgacataaatcaaagcaagatcctctatgacccacctcctagagtaatggaaataaaaacaaaagtaaacaagtgggatgtgattaaacttaaaatcttttgcacagcaaaggagactataagcaaggtgaaaagacagccctcagaatgggagaaaataatagcaaataaaactgacaaaagatcaatttccaaaatatacaagcagctcatataactcaatgccagaaaaacaaacaacccaatcaaaaagtggggaaaagacctaaacagacatttctccaaagaagacgtacagatggctaacaaacacatgtaaaagatgctcaacatcgctcattattagagaaatgcaaatcaaaaatacaatgagatatcacctgacaccagtcagaatggccctcatcaaaaagtctataaatatgctggagagggtgtggagaaaagggaacgctcttgcactgttggtgggaatgtaaattgatacagccactatagaagacggtatggagattccttaaaaaaccaccAGAAGACCTGGCAAGCcaactcctaggcatataccctgaggaaaccaaaattgaaagagacacatgtatcccattgttcattgcagcactatttacaatagatagaacatggaagcaacctagatgtccatctacagatgaatggataaagaagttgtggtacatatacacaatggaatattagccataaaaaagaacacgtttgagtcagttgtaatgaggtggatgaacttagaacctattatacagagtgaagtgagtcagagagaaataccatattctaacacatacatctgcactcaatatgtcagcaaatttggaaaactcagcagtggccacaggactggaaaaggtcggttttcattctaatcccaaagaaaggcaatgccaaagaatgctcaaactactgcacaattgcactcatctcacacgctagcaaagtaatgctcaaaattctccaagccaggcttcagcagttgtgaaccgtgaacttccagatgttcaagctggttttagaaaaggtagaggaaccagagatcaaaataccaacatctgctggatcatggaaaaagcaagagagttccagaaaaacatctat carries:
- the MTFR1L gene encoding mitochondrial fission regulator 1-like, with amino-acid sequence MEANVTIPIWQNKPHGAARSVVRRIGTNLPLKPCPRASFETLPNISDLCLRDVPPVPTLADIAWIAADEEETYARVRSDTRPLRHTWKPSPLIVMQRNASVPNLRGSEERLLALKKPALPALSRTTELQDELSHLRTQIAKIVAADAASASLTPDFLSPGSSNVSSPLPCFGSSFHSTTSFVISDITEETEIEVPELPSVPLLCSASPECCKPEHKATCSSSEEDDCISLSKASSFADMMGILKDFHRMKQSQDLSRSSLKEEDPAVLISEVLRRKFALKEEDISRKGN